In Sphingobacteriaceae bacterium, the following proteins share a genomic window:
- a CDS encoding alpha/beta hydrolase codes for MKLAFREFGEGPPLVILHGLFGQSDNWNTHAKGFAEKGFRVFTIDQRNHGLSPHSDEWTYEAMAEDLKEFIDDHQLKDPILLGHSMGGKTVMYFELKYAGIASKIIIADISARAYPPHHQDVLAALNAVDFSKIKTRKEAEAILNEHIKDFGTKQFLLKNIYWKDNSEDLMDWRFNLKVISEKYENVCVGVPEFVSETTALIVKGELSKYISDEDKDDLKKRFPHSTLVILNGAGHWVHAEKPKEFFETVVQFTTT; via the coding sequence ATGAAATTAGCATTCAGAGAATTTGGCGAAGGGCCGCCGCTTGTTATATTACACGGATTATTCGGACAAAGCGATAATTGGAATACACATGCAAAAGGCTTTGCAGAAAAAGGCTTTCGTGTTTTTACTATAGATCAGCGCAATCATGGTTTATCGCCGCACAGCGATGAATGGACTTATGAAGCAATGGCGGAAGATCTTAAAGAGTTTATCGACGATCACCAATTAAAAGATCCCATCTTGCTGGGACATAGCATGGGTGGTAAAACGGTGATGTATTTTGAGTTGAAGTATGCAGGTATTGCTTCTAAAATTATTATAGCTGATATCTCCGCAAGGGCTTATCCCCCTCATCACCAGGATGTGTTAGCTGCATTAAACGCTGTAGATTTTTCTAAAATCAAAACACGTAAAGAAGCTGAGGCCATTTTGAACGAACACATCAAAGATTTTGGAACCAAACAATTTCTCCTGAAAAATATTTATTGGAAAGATAATAGCGAAGATCTTATGGATTGGCGCTTTAACTTAAAAGTTATTTCAGAAAAGTATGAAAATGTTTGTGTGGGTGTTCCTGAATTTGTAAGTGAAACAACAGCACTCATTGTTAAAGGGGAGTTGTCAAAATACATTAGTGATGAAGATAAAGATGATCTTAAAAAAAGATTCCCGCATTCAACTCTTGTTATCTTAAATGGAGCAGGGCATTGGGTACATGCAGAAAAACCAAAAGAGTTTTTTGAGACGGTTGTTCAGTTTACAACAACTTAA
- a CDS encoding excinuclease ABC subunit C — MPLPYCVYILFSKKDFELYVGYTSNLEARIKDHNSGGTKSTSYRGPLELIFCEFYLFKEDAKKRELYFKTTMGKKAIKLMLIGTLDKLGYKGTLKPLDIIEDIISD, encoded by the coding sequence ATGCCTCTACCGTATTGTGTTTATATACTTTTTAGTAAGAAAGATTTTGAATTATATGTAGGATATACTTCAAATCTGGAAGCGAGAATTAAAGATCACAACTCCGGCGGGACGAAGAGTACATCATACCGAGGCCCATTGGAATTAATTTTTTGTGAGTTTTACCTTTTTAAAGAAGATGCAAAGAAGCGAGAATTATATTTTAAAACTACAATGGGCAAAAAAGCAATAAAGCTAATGTTGATAGGGACTCTGGATAAATTGGGTTATAAAGGAACTCTTAAGCCTTTAGATATTATCGAAGATATCATTTCAGATTAA
- the metF gene encoding methylenetetrahydrofolate reductase [NAD(P)H], translating to MKLTQKLSQTERTLFSIEILPPLKGKSIQSIYDGIDPLMEFNPAFVDVTYHREEYIYKKREGGYLEKVSIRKRPGTVGICAAIMNKYNVDAVPHIICGGFTKEETENALIDLQFLGIDNVLALRGDSIKTEASFVPEPGGNEYALDLVKQIGEMNRGHYIDNDMTDAAPTDFCIGVAAYPEKHFEAPNIITDLKNLKAKVDAGAEYVVTQMFFENKKYFEFVALCREHGITVPIIPGLKILTSKKQITALPKIFQCDIPQPFYEELEKCTDDKQIKEIGVKWCIEQSKELVKANVPCLHFYTMGASETTKAVAKAVF from the coding sequence ATGAAATTAACGCAGAAACTGAGTCAAACTGAAAGAACTCTTTTTTCGATCGAAATTTTGCCACCATTAAAAGGTAAAAGTATTCAAAGTATTTACGACGGTATTGATCCTTTAATGGAATTTAACCCGGCATTTGTAGATGTAACTTATCATAGGGAAGAGTACATTTATAAAAAGCGCGAGGGCGGTTATCTTGAAAAAGTGAGTATTCGTAAGCGCCCCGGCACTGTTGGAATTTGTGCTGCGATTATGAATAAATACAATGTTGACGCGGTGCCTCATATAATTTGTGGTGGCTTCACGAAAGAAGAAACCGAAAATGCTTTGATAGATCTTCAGTTTTTAGGAATTGATAATGTTTTGGCATTACGTGGCGATAGCATAAAAACAGAAGCGTCGTTTGTGCCAGAACCGGGAGGGAACGAGTATGCACTGGATCTTGTAAAACAAATTGGAGAAATGAATAGAGGTCATTATATCGATAATGACATGACGGATGCAGCCCCTACTGATTTTTGTATTGGAGTTGCGGCCTATCCCGAAAAACATTTTGAAGCACCGAATATCATTACTGATTTAAAAAATCTGAAAGCGAAAGTAGATGCTGGTGCTGAATATGTGGTAACACAGATGTTTTTCGAAAATAAAAAATATTTTGAATTTGTAGCCCTGTGCAGAGAACACGGCATAACGGTTCCCATTATACCAGGATTAAAAATCTTAACCAGTAAAAAACAAATTACGGCACTTCCTAAAATTTTTCAGTGTGATATTCCCCAACCTTTTTATGAGGAGCTTGAAAAATGTACAGACGATAAACAAATTAAAGAAATAGGAGTAAAATGGTGTATTGAGCAAAGTAAAGAACTGGTAAAAGCCAATGTGCCTTGTTTACACTTTTATACCATGGGTGCTTCTGAAACCACTAAAGCTGTGGCTAAAGCAGTGTTCTGA
- a CDS encoding CBS domain-containing protein, which produces MLAGDLITDEIPPLKVTDTVEVALDWMEQFKVSHLAVVNNRELIGVVSETDLLDYEHPDEQINVSKLHLSRPAIHHYQHAYDVVRLMSSLNLTLIPVIDEKELYKGCITLKGMVQNLSTMMSVQNPGGVIVLELNPNDYSITQIGNIIESNDTKILSLHVSSEPESTKMEVTIKVNREDLSGILQTFNRYNYSVKASFQNGDFNKGMDDRLNEFLHFLNI; this is translated from the coding sequence ATGTTAGCAGGTGATTTAATAACAGATGAGATCCCGCCGTTAAAAGTAACGGACACTGTAGAAGTGGCGCTGGATTGGATGGAACAATTTAAAGTTTCACATCTCGCTGTGGTAAATAACAGGGAATTGATTGGTGTTGTTTCTGAAACAGACTTGCTCGATTACGAACATCCAGACGAGCAAATTAATGTAAGTAAATTGCATTTATCACGCCCCGCTATCCATCACTACCAGCACGCTTACGATGTGGTGCGTTTGATGAGTAGTTTAAATCTCACACTTATTCCGGTTATAGACGAAAAAGAATTGTACAAAGGATGTATTACCTTAAAAGGAATGGTACAGAATCTAAGTACGATGATGTCAGTACAAAATCCCGGAGGTGTTATTGTTCTTGAATTAAATCCAAACGATTATTCCATCACACAAATTGGAAACATTATTGAAAGTAACGACACCAAAATTCTAAGTCTGCACGTTTCTTCAGAACCTGAAAGCACTAAGATGGAGGTTACCATTAAAGTAAACCGTGAAGACCTTTCCGGAATTTTGCAAACCTTTAACCGCTACAACTATTCTGTAAAGGCCAGCTTTCAAAACGGCGATTTTAACAAAGGCATGGACGATCGTTTAAACGAATTTCTGCATTTTCTCAATATTTAG
- a CDS encoding 23S rRNA (guanosine(2251)-2'-O)-methyltransferase RlmB yields MEEENLIFGTRAVIEAVEAGKDIEKIYIQKGLSNELYHQLRSALKGQAVPIQIVPPEKLKRITDKNHQGVVAYLTEITYYSAEELLSTVFEKGKIPLVLILDRVTDVRNFGAIARGAECAGVDFIIIPSRGAALINGDAIKTSAGALHRLKVCREDNLKVTLEFLKEAGLQIISCHEKTDTLIYDADFTKPTAVIMGSEENGISNEYLKRSDMQVKIPMIGKIASLNVSVASGIVLFEAVKQRL; encoded by the coding sequence ATGGAAGAAGAGAATTTAATATTTGGCACGCGCGCAGTTATTGAAGCCGTGGAAGCAGGAAAAGACATTGAAAAGATTTATATTCAAAAAGGATTATCCAACGAACTATATCATCAGTTAAGAAGTGCCCTTAAGGGGCAGGCGGTTCCAATTCAAATCGTTCCTCCTGAAAAATTAAAACGCATTACCGATAAAAATCATCAGGGTGTAGTGGCATATTTAACGGAGATAACCTATTACAGTGCAGAAGAGCTTTTGTCAACAGTTTTTGAAAAAGGAAAAATACCACTAGTTCTGATTCTTGACAGAGTTACGGATGTACGAAATTTCGGCGCTATAGCCAGGGGAGCAGAATGTGCCGGTGTAGATTTTATTATTATTCCAAGCCGTGGTGCCGCGCTGATAAATGGCGATGCTATTAAAACAAGCGCCGGAGCTTTGCACCGTTTAAAAGTTTGCAGAGAAGATAATTTAAAAGTGACTTTGGAATTTCTAAAAGAAGCAGGTCTTCAAATCATTTCCTGTCACGAAAAAACAGACACTCTTATTTACGATGCTGATTTCACAAAACCTACCGCAGTTATTATGGGCAGCGAGGAGAATGGAATTAGCAACGAATATTTAAAACGCAGCGACATGCAGGTAAAAATTCCAATGATCGGAAAAATTGCCTCCCTAAATGTTTCCGTAGCCTCAGGCATTGTTTTATTTGAAGCAGTGAAGCAGCGATTGTAA
- the truB gene encoding tRNA pseudouridine(55) synthase TruB has translation MTYNFYSGEVLLIDKPYTWSSFQAVNKLKHAIKNHPSFMVDGQKIKPKIGHAGTLDPLATGLLIVCTGKKTKTINDLMGMEKEYTGTFLLGATTPCYDLEKPVDHTYPTEHITTEAILETAKSFMGIQQQVPPLFSAVMVDGKRAYELARAGVETELKSREIELKEFEITAIRFPEIDFRIVCSKGTYIRSIARDFGLALKSGAHLTNLCRTRIGSFNLKDAVTPQKFSDDLG, from the coding sequence ATGACTTACAATTTTTATAGTGGTGAAGTGTTGCTTATCGACAAGCCCTACACCTGGAGCAGCTTTCAGGCGGTTAACAAACTCAAGCATGCTATTAAGAACCATCCTTCGTTTATGGTTGATGGACAAAAGATAAAACCTAAGATCGGTCATGCAGGTACGCTGGATCCCCTGGCTACAGGCTTATTGATTGTTTGTACGGGAAAAAAAACAAAAACCATCAACGACCTGATGGGAATGGAGAAAGAATACACAGGAACTTTTCTTTTAGGTGCCACAACTCCTTGTTATGATCTGGAGAAGCCGGTTGATCATACTTATCCCACAGAGCATATTACCACAGAAGCTATTCTCGAAACTGCAAAAAGTTTCATGGGTATTCAGCAGCAAGTGCCGCCATTATTCAGTGCGGTGATGGTAGATGGCAAACGCGCATACGAACTGGCACGGGCAGGTGTGGAGACGGAATTAAAATCCCGCGAAATTGAACTAAAAGAATTTGAAATAACCGCCATACGTTTTCCCGAAATAGATTTCCGAATTGTGTGTAGCAAAGGCACCTATATACGCAGCATAGCGCGTGATTTCGGTTTAGCTTTAAAAAGCGGTGCGCACCTCACTAACTTGTGCCGCACCCGTATAGGTTCTTTTAATTTAAAGGATGCTGTAACACCTCAAAAATTTTCTGACGATTTAGGATAA
- a CDS encoding pyridoxine 5'-phosphate synthase: MTKLSVNINKIATLRNARGGNIPDLVKAAMDLERFGAQGITVHPRPDERHITYKDVYDLKPVLKTEFNIEGNPKEKKFVDLVLAIKPAQVTLVPDVQGQITSDHGWDTVANKDYLKEIISVFKAQGIRTSIFVDASIEMVEGAKETGTDRIELYTEEYARLFSTEKEKIILPFMKAAQRASELGLGVNAGHDLSLENLKYFKENVPGLLEVSIGHALISNALYFGLENTVQLYLKQLK, translated from the coding sequence ATGACTAAGTTAAGTGTAAACATCAATAAAATTGCTACTCTTCGTAATGCACGAGGTGGAAATATTCCTGATCTTGTAAAAGCGGCGATGGATCTCGAACGCTTTGGTGCTCAGGGAATCACGGTTCATCCACGCCCCGATGAAAGACATATTACCTACAAGGATGTTTACGATTTAAAACCAGTTTTAAAAACAGAATTTAATATAGAAGGCAATCCTAAAGAAAAAAAATTTGTAGATCTGGTTCTCGCTATAAAACCAGCACAGGTAACCCTGGTGCCCGATGTACAAGGACAAATAACCAGTGATCACGGTTGGGACACTGTTGCAAATAAAGACTACCTGAAAGAAATCATTTCAGTTTTTAAAGCGCAGGGAATCAGGACTTCTATTTTTGTAGACGCAAGTATAGAGATGGTAGAAGGGGCGAAGGAGACCGGAACTGATCGTATTGAATTATATACAGAAGAATACGCACGTTTGTTTTCTACAGAAAAAGAAAAAATCATCCTTCCTTTTATGAAGGCAGCGCAACGTGCATCTGAACTGGGTTTAGGGGTGAATGCCGGACACGATTTGAGTCTTGAAAATTTAAAATATTTTAAGGAAAATGTTCCCGGATTGTTAGAAGTTTCTATCGGTCACGCATTGATAAGTAATGCTTTGTATTTTGGATTAGAAAATACCGTTCAACTTTATTTGAAACAATTAAAATAA
- a CDS encoding haloacid dehalogenase → MREIKNIIFDLGGVIINLDTSLTIHEFNKISAIPFEEVYTQAKQSELFNSFDKGLISDFEFFSQLRKEIRYEGQEADLLFAWNAMLLDVPEKRLDLLVEMKQNYNTYLLSNTCEPHIAAFENDLYLEHGVKNFNDYFDKVYYSCRMGMRKPDKEIFELVLKENDLVPEETVFIDDSAQHVKGAGECGINAYLLPKNMEVGDLLKELKLL, encoded by the coding sequence ATGCGGGAAATTAAAAATATCATCTTCGATCTGGGCGGCGTGATCATTAATCTTGACACAAGCCTTACTATTCATGAGTTTAATAAAATCAGCGCTATTCCTTTTGAAGAGGTTTACACACAGGCAAAACAAAGCGAGCTCTTTAACAGTTTCGATAAAGGTTTAATTTCCGATTTTGAGTTTTTTTCGCAACTCAGAAAAGAAATTCGCTATGAAGGTCAGGAAGCAGATTTACTCTTTGCCTGGAATGCTATGTTGTTGGACGTTCCGGAAAAAAGACTGGATTTGCTCGTAGAAATGAAACAAAATTACAACACCTATTTATTGAGTAACACCTGCGAGCCACATATTGCAGCTTTTGAAAATGACCTGTACCTGGAACACGGTGTGAAAAATTTCAACGACTATTTCGATAAAGTTTATTATTCCTGCAGAATGGGCATGCGTAAACCTGACAAAGAAATTTTTGAATTGGTATTAAAGGAAAATGATCTTGTGCCTGAAGAAACCGTTTTTATTGATGATTCAGCACAACATGTAAAAGGCGCGGGTGAATGCGGGATTAACGCCTACCTGCTTCCAAAAAACATGGAAGTTGGTGACCTGCTAAAAGAACTTAAGTTGTTGTAA